Proteins co-encoded in one Roseofilum capinflatum BLCC-M114 genomic window:
- a CDS encoding HAD-IA family hydrolase, with product MPVSYLIFDFDGTLAQSLDTVVDISNRLAPEFGYQSSSPEELDRFRTYRTQDTLKKLGVSWYKLPFLMLRLRKEMNKVIHTLNLVEGMAEVLQTLKNKGCSLGIITSNDRKNVKIFLENHQLAQTFDFIESELNLFGKGRVIKKMMRKQGWSPQQVYYVGDEVRDIEAAQKIGVNAIAVSWGFQFPEVLCQYHPDFLLSEPRELITVVESIDLEEGR from the coding sequence GTGCCCGTTTCATACCTAATCTTTGATTTTGACGGTACATTAGCCCAATCTTTAGATACGGTCGTGGACATTAGCAACCGTCTCGCTCCTGAATTTGGTTATCAATCGAGTTCTCCTGAAGAACTTGACCGCTTCAGAACCTACCGCACTCAAGACACCCTCAAAAAATTGGGGGTTTCCTGGTATAAACTCCCTTTTTTGATGCTACGGCTCAGAAAAGAAATGAATAAGGTTATTCATACGCTCAACTTAGTGGAAGGAATGGCTGAAGTCTTACAAACCCTGAAGAATAAAGGTTGTAGCTTGGGGATCATCACCTCGAATGACCGCAAGAATGTCAAAATTTTCTTGGAAAATCACCAGTTGGCACAAACCTTTGACTTTATCGAATCGGAATTAAATCTATTCGGTAAAGGGCGAGTGATTAAAAAGATGATGAGAAAACAAGGATGGTCTCCCCAACAGGTATACTATGTGGGGGATGAAGTGCGCGATATTGAAGCAGCTCAGAAAATAGGAGTGAACGCGATCGCCGTGAGCTGGGGCTTCCAATTTCCAGAGGTGCTATGCCAATATCATCCCGATTTTTTGCTATCAGAACCGAGGGAGTTAATTACAGTGGTTGAATCGATCGACCTTGAGGAAGGGAGATAA
- the purN gene encoding phosphoribosylglycinamide formyltransferase, with product MNQSLISPECDRYPQFTQPLQLGVLASGSGSNFESLLEAIAAGKLQAHVKVLIYNNPGAKVAARAQRWGIPAVLINHRDYKKRRQEFDAAIVEILKEQGVEWVIMAGWMRIVTAVLLSAFPNRVINIHPSLLPSFRGIRGVEDALEARVKITGCTVHLADLEVDTGPILVQAAVPVLPDDTPETLHARIQVQEHRILPQAIALAAQKYPQ from the coding sequence ATGAACCAGAGTTTAATCTCTCCAGAGTGCGATCGCTACCCTCAGTTTACCCAACCTCTGCAATTAGGGGTGCTGGCATCGGGGAGTGGCAGTAACTTTGAGAGCTTATTAGAGGCGATCGCGGCCGGGAAACTCCAGGCCCATGTTAAGGTTCTCATCTACAATAACCCAGGAGCAAAAGTGGCCGCTCGCGCTCAACGCTGGGGAATTCCTGCCGTCTTAATAAACCACCGAGACTATAAAAAGCGTCGTCAAGAATTTGATGCCGCCATTGTCGAAATCCTCAAAGAACAGGGGGTAGAATGGGTGATTATGGCGGGATGGATGCGGATTGTAACGGCAGTGCTGCTCAGTGCGTTCCCCAACCGTGTCATTAATATTCATCCCAGTTTATTACCGAGTTTTCGCGGAATTCGTGGGGTGGAAGATGCCTTAGAAGCCAGGGTGAAAATCACCGGATGTACCGTACATCTAGCGGATTTAGAGGTGGATACGGGGCCGATTTTAGTGCAAGCTGCCGTCCCCGTGCTACCGGACGATACTCCCGAAACCCTCCATGCCAGAATTCAGGTACAAGAACACCGCATCTTACCCCAGGCGATCGCCCTAGCGGCCCAGAAATATCCTCAATGA
- a CDS encoding GAF domain-containing sensor histidine kinase yields MTIDERENQFGFAVSGDRQREQQRLNLLEQLGLLDNSSVPIFEEATQTVAHYLQVPICILGIIDREVEWLKAAFGLSRLGLMNDLAAQRSLPLPHSLNRQIVETRKKWLIPDLADDPELSQSFLHQEYGIRSYVGIPLIISEGDCIGALAVLDLQPHTFTPQEISYLEMTARWSLSEFERAHMLKIPSNQTGLVGVSVSPHSNRSLDPTPAPSGINSALASKNKLLNQLTQELRTPLTSVLGMAKMLNTETYGPLTPKQKEYMTIIYNSGQNLLSLINQILELAVLDEVAPPLKIKPVDVEMLCQQATNHLESLAERQNQQIRLSLEPGIRIWHVDKVLVQQILYHLIASVIEGAAEESTIRLHASHKQNELLFSVWITHPWLGEGIPNPDEVKHWFKQKMSSSQPSRETPDPQRWFSESDNVTDFPSNSSNAQPTLETSSSLKTKMQFLRLELSLSLAQLHGGRLELQGNHAANYRYIVRLKEDSPSLGSG; encoded by the coding sequence ATGACCATAGATGAGCGTGAAAATCAATTCGGATTTGCTGTAAGTGGCGATCGACAACGAGAACAACAGCGACTCAACCTCTTAGAACAATTGGGCTTACTCGACAACAGTAGTGTTCCCATCTTTGAAGAAGCCACCCAAACCGTCGCCCATTATCTCCAAGTTCCCATCTGCATTCTAGGCATTATAGACCGTGAAGTAGAATGGCTCAAAGCCGCCTTTGGCCTCTCCCGTCTCGGCCTAATGAACGACCTAGCCGCTCAACGCTCCCTTCCTCTGCCACACTCCCTCAATCGTCAAATTGTTGAAACCCGTAAAAAATGGCTCATTCCCGATTTAGCCGATGACCCCGAACTCAGTCAAAGCTTTCTCCATCAGGAATATGGCATTCGCTCCTATGTCGGCATTCCCCTAATTATCTCTGAAGGCGACTGCATCGGAGCCTTAGCTGTCCTCGACCTCCAACCCCATACCTTCACCCCCCAAGAAATTTCCTATTTAGAAATGACAGCTCGTTGGAGTTTGAGTGAATTTGAACGGGCCCACATGCTCAAAATTCCCTCAAACCAAACTGGATTAGTAGGCGTTTCTGTTTCCCCACACAGCAATCGCTCCTTAGACCCTACCCCAGCGCCCTCCGGAATCAATTCTGCCCTAGCCAGTAAAAATAAACTCCTCAATCAACTCACTCAAGAACTGCGTACTCCCCTCACCTCCGTCCTAGGGATGGCCAAAATGCTCAACACGGAAACCTACGGCCCCCTAACGCCAAAACAGAAAGAATACATGACCATTATTTATAATAGTGGCCAAAATTTACTGTCCTTGATCAATCAAATTTTAGAATTAGCCGTTCTCGATGAAGTCGCTCCACCGCTCAAAATTAAACCTGTCGATGTGGAAATGCTCTGTCAGCAAGCCACCAATCATTTAGAATCCTTAGCTGAACGTCAAAATCAACAAATTCGTCTCTCTCTTGAACCCGGAATCCGCATCTGGCATGTTGATAAAGTTTTAGTCCAACAAATTCTTTACCATTTGATAGCGAGTGTGATTGAAGGAGCTGCCGAAGAAAGTACGATTCGCCTTCATGCTTCTCATAAGCAAAATGAATTACTCTTTTCCGTTTGGATTACCCATCCCTGGTTGGGAGAAGGTATTCCTAACCCTGATGAAGTTAAACACTGGTTTAAGCAAAAAATGAGTTCCTCTCAGCCTAGCAGAGAAACCCCAGATCCTCAAAGATGGTTTTCTGAATCTGATAATGTGACTGATTTTCCTTCAAACTCAAGCAATGCCCAACCTACCCTAGAGACTTCTAGCAGCTTAAAAACGAAAATGCAGTTTCTGCGCTTGGAGCTGAGTTTAAGCCTGGCTCAACTTCATGGCGGAAGGTTGGAACTTCAAGGCAACCATGCTGCTAATTATCGGTATATCGTAAGGTTGAAAGAAGATAGCCCTTCGCTCGGTTCTGGGTAA